The nucleotide window CCCTGGGCCTGGCCGGTTAGCACAGCTCTTCTACTTACAGACTGGCCTCAGCGAGAGACGTGCCAGCGACCTGGTGATTCTCCTGGGAACTCCCGAAGGGCCTGTCATGCTCCGCCTAAGCTGGGGGGCAGCCCGCAGCCCCCCTGAAAGCACCCATCCTCCTCCGCTGAGCCCACCTGGTCCCAAACCCGGCGAGGTGGCACCAGGCCCCCTGGGCTGCGGGCACTCTGCCACACCGCGCCCACGGGGCCCTCCAGGGAGACGGGCGGTCAGCAGCCTGTCAGAACGGAGCAGCCCGCCCCCCGACAGGTGCCGCCATCCCCCCAGGCCCTGTGCCCACACGCAGGGGCCGGCCCCCCGTCCACCGGAGCTCCTGCGGGGGCAGGGACAGCAGGTGCCCAGCAGAAGGGGCCAGGCCCGGGGAGcgccccagtggcccagtggttacaaCTCCCGGCTTTCGGGGCCAcggcccgggttcagtccctggtctgggaactccCGCCAGCCTCGTGCCAGAAGACAGAGCGCCAGGTGTTGTCATGGCCGCTGTAGGGACGCGGCAGCCTCATCTCCGGGGGCCTGGGGCGTCCGAGTCAGCGCAGCCAGGCATGCGTGGCCCTTCCAGGCTCCCTGACCACGACTGCCAGTCAGAGTTCCCTACATTTTTCAAGGTTTCTCTTTCTGGTAAGATTCTCCCGGCAGGAGTGCTGGAGTGTGTCGCCacgccctgctccagggggtcctcctgacccaggatcctCGCTCACCCCAGGCCTGAGCagtgcatcggcaggcaggttctttaccgccccctgggaagcccgatgAAAAGCCAACTCTTACAGTTAAAAGGCAAGGCTCAATTATAGTCAATAAATACCTTTACACAAAATGACTCAGTGTTTCCCAAGTGgcgcagtgaagaatccacctgccatggcagatgcgggtttgatcccttggtcgagaaggtcccctgaagaaggaaacagcaacccactccaccattcttgcctgggacatcccatgggcagaggagcctggcaggctacagaccatgggatcgcgtgtccgcgcagagtcggacatgactgagcacgcacgtaaAGACGACTCATCTAGAACTACAATTGCCTCACctagttttttaaaacaatttaaaaaaaatttgtttggctgtgctgggccttgtGACACCCAGGATCTTCCGTTTTCGttgcggcatgagggatctttactTTCAGCGTATGGGACCTGGTCCTCtaacccgggattgaacctgggcctcctggtcgggagcacagtcttagccactggagcaccaggaagTCCCTAGTTTTTGAAAGtttagaggagaagggggcgacagaggatgaagcggttggatggcatcaccgactcacggACATAAGTTTGACAAGGTGCCCAGCTCGGCGGGGTCCTTGCCCTTCCCCTTCCCGCCAGCCCCACCTGCCTGCCCAGCTGGGAGTCCAGCGCCAAGGGACACGGTCCCTGCCCACTGTGGACAGTGGGCCCTGCAGGGCTGTGGGCTCCTACCAGCAAGCGTCCCCCCGCCCACATCTGGATGGGCACGCGGGGCCGGGCCCAGGGGTCTCCGACCCTGC belongs to Cervus elaphus chromosome 11, mCerEla1.1, whole genome shotgun sequence and includes:
- the LOC122703639 gene encoding basic salivary proline-rich protein 2-like translates to MLRLSWGAARSPPESTHPPPLSPPGPKPGEVAPGPLGCGHSATPRPRGPPGRRAVSSLSERSSPPPDRCRHPPRPCAHTQGPAPRPPELLRGQGQQVPSRRGQARGAPQWPSGYNSRLSGPRPGFSPWSGNSRQPRARRQSARCCHGRCRDAAASSPGAWGVRVSAARHAWPFQAP